CTGGCTTTGGCCGTCCACTCCTTTGATACATACTATTTGGATTCGTCTGGAACAGCATTCGGTTGCCTAATCCTCCACGTCTCTTGCAGGCACGCGGACTTCGACGATCAATGGTGCGTTGTGATGCTCATTAATCGCCGCGACAAACCACATCCTGATAGTTCGCCATCAGATGCGGCGCGCATCTTCTGTATATTGCCGCAGTCTTTGTCGGCTCATTCGACCGTTGCTGACAGTTAACTAGATCTACGAAAGTCCAGACTGCAATTGAGTTTAATCGTTTAATTCTTCTCACTATCGGCTGAGCCACGACAGCATCGGCGAACTGGCCTCGGATCGTATTTCGCTTCGAGTCTCTCCGCCGGGCAACGTTCGTCCTCGGCATTTCCATGTCATTTGTATTGAACTGAGTTGCCACTCAACTCTGGTGCCGCAGAGCGGCTTGGAAAGATGGCGACAGTTGGCCTCGATATGCTGGTCGACCCTCCCTCGCCGGAGAGGCTCGATCAACGAGCGGCCTTTTGTCTTTCTGGTTCCCCGACCATGAGCGCTGCATCAACCCAGGCGCGTCCCTCCGATTCGCAGTCATCCCCACGATCGAAACCTCCGCCTCCGAACCCACCGTTCGTCTTCCCGGCACGGCCATCATCCTCCTCCGCGCCATCCTCGCTTCCGAGAACGAATGGTCGACGGCCCCAATCCGCGATTGAACCTCGCAGTGCCACGGCAAAAACGAGCACCGATGATGAAAAGCTCGTTAATCGATCCCCAGCTCTTCCGGCTTTTTCATTCAACCCGGGCGCTTCGCTCCCGCCGATTCCGCCACCGGAAAACATGTTCTTGAGTCCGCCACAGTCTCCGTCCGCGCCGAGCTCTCCTCGACTAGCAGCAACGCGCCCCCCTGGTCACGGACATCGTAGGGGCGGAAGCGAGTTCGTTGGAGGAAGCATTCGAGACGGCGAGGCGATAACCGTAACGAACATCAGTCCAACCAAGTCTGATAGCGGCATCGCTTCGCCATCGCTTCAACCAACTCGACCTCGGCGAGGCCATGCTCATCGTCGGTCAGCCGCTATTTCGAGCCATGATCTGTCTTCAATAATCGTCCCTCCTCCCAACTCTACAAAGGGAGGCAGTGCTCCCCCGAGCCCTGCACCCCCCAAGCAATTTTCTATCCAGAATTGTTCGGCTGATGACCAGCCTGTCGACAATGGAAATGTGGAACCCGTTTCCGCTCCAGACCTTGCTGCTCACCAACCCAACAGTCATGTGCCGCCTTCCCCAAAGCCTGATCAAACACCGAAGTCTGCGATTCGAAACAGGGTTGGGTTTTCAGATACACTGGAGTACATCCCAAGGCCGCTGTCACTCGCTTCCAACGATACCTCCAGCACTGTTACCGCACGACCTGGCCACTCTGTTTCGGGGAGCATTTCGTCTGTGATTTCCGCTACGAATGCGGACCGCGAAGTCAATCCTTTTCCTGGCTCTGCTTCGGCCCAAAAACCCAGCGAAAGTCGACCCAGCACTGCAGGGGCTATTATGGAGCGGACCCAGAGTGCTCACGAACAAGATCCAAATCTACTCTCTCCGAGAAGACGAGGATCTATTCCTCTCTTGGGTTCGCTTCCCTCTGGCATTCCGCTTAGCCCAGCAACTCCGAGCCCTACAAGATCGTCAAAGAAATGGTCGCTATTTGGTCGTGATTCGTTTGTCTCCCCTTCCCCTACACGGACCCAGGCCGATAGCCCGCGCTCTGCCCATTCGCGTTTGAGTGTGGCAGAAGGCAATTCAACGGAACGTGCTGCGGATGTACTTTTGGCGGATTTCGCGGAAAGCCCAGAGCCACCAAAGCCCTTGACAAAGAAGAGAagcaagaaaaagaagaaggtcAAGACTTGGGCAGGATCCATCTTAACCCGCAAAGGCAAATATCACTATGGAAAGAAGCACAAGCGAAGAGCGCCAACGCCGACTCCACCTCGCCGTTTTGAGCCTGCTGAAGGCGAAGATGACGGTACAGTGCAAATGCCAACAGAGACAGAGGCTCCATGTTCCCAGTCGTCTGAAAATGGAGATTGGAAATCATGGACATTCCCCAAGCCCGCTCAGAATCAGGATGAAGACACGTCATATCCAATGATTGATTTGGACGCGGCTCTCGGTCCTTTCAACACCCCACTGCCACGCAATCCAGAATGGGAGGCAGCGCAGAAGGCGGGAGGTCTCGTCAAGAAGCAACTGCACAGCGCCGCCGGCATGAGTCGATTTACTGGGCCCGGGATGCACTACTACCATAGACGGGCTGAAAGTGCTCCGGAACTGGTGCCTTTCGAGGGCGGACGCTTTGGCTTTCGTCGGTTTGGAAGCAGCTCATCGATGGCCGACGTGTTtgaggaagacgaggaagaagaagaagaatccTGCAAATCCTCGATCAACGCCTCAACCCCTGCAGCCGGAACTTCGACTGCGGGAAAGCCCGATGATGGGGCACAGCGCGGGAATCAGCCGAGTTCTGAACCGGCGGTTGCGCCGCCGTCTGCCCAAGACAGTCGGGAGGGAAGCGCCGAAAATAACGTAGTGGCAAGCACAGCGGAACCGGCGACGACTCAGCCGGCGGTCTCAAAATGCGACGAAACTTCGCTTGCTGAGCCTGTCCCACCGTTTGCGATGGAAGTTTCGGGGTCGTCTCCCGGCTATGCCAATTCTGGTTCTTCGACGCCTTCTCCCCGGCACGTCTTCCGTCCCAAGGAGCTTGCGCCTGTTGAGGTCAGCCCTCTAAATCTCCCCACGGCGTCTTTGGGTCCGGTTAGCCCGTGGTCATTGACTCAGTCTTCGGCGTTCCCCTCTCCGCGATCGCCAATGTCGTATGATGCGCAATGCATCTCCACAGCGCCGTCATCGGTTACGGAGGACAATTTCCAGTCACTGCTCATGGGAGAACCTGGCCCAGAAGTGCGGATTTCCGTAGACGATATCCCGTCTCTGACCTCGAGCAATTCGACGATGACGAGGGAGAGTCTCTTTGCACAGCACCCACAAGCAAGGCAGCCGCCGTTGAATGAGCAGCCCAGGCCCGCCTCCTTTACTTCGACAGCTTTTGGGCGGCGGCGTTCGAGTCTGGCGAGTCTTAGCCGCCTGATCAACAGCTCGCACGGGGAACGGAGCAAACTGTCAATTGAAGTTCCGATGGAGAGGGAGCCAGAAAAGAAGACGAAAGGCAGCAAGTCCAAGCGTCTGAGCCGAATGATGCAGTTCTGGAAATCGAAGGGGGAGAACACTAGGTGAATGGCAGTGCCTCGGAGTTTCAGTGGGCGCAGTTCCATAGGCTTTGGGGCGGAGATGCAGGATTGCCGTGGGGGTGCTGACGGGGTTTCGTTTGAAGTCTTTGGGCGTTTCTGATGGCGGAATGAAGGGCAAGTTTAGGTACATGAGATCAGGAACAGCAAGCTCAACTGCCAGAGTGATTGTCGGTCTCAATGGCGGTCGGGGGATTACGATGGGGACATGAtatcttttcttctttttcggTCGGTGATGGTTGTTTCTCTTGACATATCGTTGTACATATGTCGTACCATGAGGTAGCGGGCATGCCCCGGAACAATGGCAAACCGAGGTCGACATATGTCTGCTTTGAACGACTGGAAGATTGTATGGATTAATCGGTGCGCATCCGGGGTGCTTTGTTCAACGTAATCGCCGGTTCTGGATCTCGGCATCGGGTACCAAGTGGGGGTCTTTGCTCAGCGGGCGTCCCACTGCACGCGGCCTCggtatacatacatacatacagtaacTACATACAATCTAGAACGCCCCGTCAGCGCGCCCTAAAGCTCCGCGTTGCGCGAGTCTCAAGCCACAGCAAAAGTCGAGGACGGAGAACAAGACGGAAACTGGAACTTTATGACAGTCCAATTGAACGCGCGACCACGCGATCACCGAACACGGCCGACTACCTCTTCTCTGAGCAAACGAACCGCCCAGCTCGAAACATTCCGCAAGCGACGTCTTGTACGGAACGTGCTGCCCTTCTTGCTCCTCGAGTAGAGCTACCGGCTTTTGGCGGCACACAATTTGAAAGCAAAGAAAACGAGAACAATAGAACGTTTATCGCAGCATTTTACATCGCCGAAGATGCCCCCCGAATCATCATCCcctccctcttcctcctccgcccTCCCCCGCAGCGCCGTGCGCCGTCTGCTCAAGGAGCTCGACACCTGGACCACCATCGAGTCGCCTACCGAGCAAGGCATCGAGCGCCTGGGCCCCGCtggcgacggcgaggacCTTCTCAGATGGGAAGCGGTGATCAATGGCCGGGGGGTCGGGTGCGGGTATGAGAGTAtgtcttcttttctttctcaTCCTTGATCTTGGTCTTGGTCAGCATCGTcaacatcatcatcatcgtcaacaacaacaacatcatcatcatcatcgccgCTCTTTACTTCGTTCTCCACGAGCGGATCCttcccttctccttctcccctAACTCGTCCTGAAAGTaaaaagaacaaaaaaaaagcaacCCGACGACTGACGTTGAACGGGGTGGCCCATGGGGCCCCGGCAACCTAAACAATCTTCCAGACGGCCGCTGGCTCCTCCAGATCACCATCCCCCCGACCTACCCGCTCCACCCGCCGCAGATGCGCTTCGCGACGCCGATCGTGCACGCCAACGTGGCGCTGCAGACGGGCGAGATCTGCCTGGACCTGCTCAAGGACGCCTGGACGCCGGCCTACAGCGTGCTCGAGTGCGTGCGCGCCGTGCGCATGCTGCTGAGCGCGCCCGGCATCGACTCGCCGCTCAACGTGGACGTCGCCGCGCTGCTGCGCGACGGGGACGCGCTCGGCGCGAGGAGGCTGGTTGAGCTGtgggtggaggaggagcggtTCGAGGGCAAGTGATGCCGTAATAATGATCTAGGTTGGGTCCTCTCTCCTGCCCTCCTACGAAAGACCTGAGATTGTGGGTTTGAAGAGGAGATATGAGACATTGATGATGCATACGGATGCATACGGATGAATAATATCGGGAACCGCAGTTGAATCGGCAACACGCGGGGgtgcgcgcgcgcgcgcgcaaggccacacacacacacatacacacatacacacacacggTGTTGGACTTGTTTCACTGGTTATAGTGGGAGCAGTGGCGACTTCAAGGGACACCTTAGTCTCGCTCGAGAAAGTTGATGCATAATAATGATACCCATTCCTTCGGACCCTGGtggtctctctctctcgctctctctctctctctctacgCAATGCTTGTTACCTTTGAGTCACGGCTGTCTGCCAGCAGGGAGTGATCTCTGGCCTCCCGCCCGCGAGTTCCACAAGgccttaaaaaaaaaaaaatacaaAACAAAACACCAAGTCCCGTCTCTATGTCGCGCCCGTTCTCAGAAAGGTCGCACAATCTATCGTACAGGTTTCAGGCACAGCCTCCTTTGCCAGCTGGCTGACCAACACCCTCTCCTGAAGACGAAGTGGTGCAACCCCCGACGAGAGAAGTGCATTACGAGGATATCAAGTGGGCGAAACCAAAGCTGATCGGTCTCTTTCCCACGTCGTTCCATGAAGCCTTCATGGCCGTCCTGAAGAGGTTGGGTCCCGCGAACGCTTATTATTCGTAAGGGCGCTTACTCTGCTCCTCCTGGAGTCGGCATGTGTAGTAGTGGCACCCGGGTAAGAAGAAATGTGACTGCACAAACAGTCACTCATTGTAGTGATACACCTGTCCCGGTCAGCATGTCATATCTAGCTCACAGAAAACCCGGAGTAAATACGCACCTTGTAATTGGGCAGACCGACGGGCTGCCAACCCAACCTCTTGGACATCTTCGCGAAGCCCTCCGTCTCGATCAAGTTGTAAAAGGCAAAGGGAGGGAACATGGCGCCGTCTCTGTGGACATCGGCCTTGACGAGGagcgcggcgccgccgacgccgtccAGGGGCATCTCCTCATGCAGGCGACCGTCCTCCCTGCTCATGTAGGCCATCAGGGTCCGGAACGTAGCCATCTCGGAATAGCCCTCGAGCAGGATGTCGTCCGGGTTCATCTTCTTGGCCATGTCCAGCGCGGTGGGGCTGTCCTGCCAGTTGTTGAAGTCGTAGGGGCGCTCGTCCATCATCTGTTTCTCCTCGTTCCAGTAGCGCTGGAAGCAGTTGGGCACCATGACGGCCTGGTCGTGGCTGGCTAGGTCCTGGATGATGGTGGGAGGGGTCTCGACGACGTCGGCGTCCAGCCACAGGATCCACGAGGTCGAGGGGCCGAGGGTCGAGTAGAGGAGAGAGTTGCGGGCCTTGGCCATGGCGGCGCGCCGGACCTTCTGGTTCTCCAACTTGTGGCGCTCCTTCTCGTCCTGCGAGACGAGCGGCGGGTCGATGTCTTCCCGCAGGATAATGATGCTCTTGAAGCGGTCCTTCTCCGGCCCGTGCTTCTGGGTCTTGGTGATCCTCTTCTGCAGCTCCCGCGTCGCCTCGTTCCCTTCCTTCGTCTTGGGAAGGATGAAGCCGAGCGTGATCAGTTCGTGAGGGTACTCGAGCCGGAGGATGTTGTCCCAGTAGGCCGGGTAGAAGCGGGCCATGGGGGTCAGGATCAGGATGTtctcgcggttctcgagcgGGTTGGGCGTGGTGGTGACATTGTTCAGGTTGTAATGCGCGACGGGCGGCGGCTTCTGCTTCTGCTTGTCACCAGTCGGCTTGCGGAAGGGAGAGGTCGGCGGCGAGAGATGgtgcgccgcggcggcggctttgCGAGAAGGGGAAAAATTGGGGGTAGAGGGCCCTATTAAAAAGTATATGATGAATATGCAGAGCGCCACGCCGACGGCAAGAGTTGCGGGGCTCGTCTTCTTGAGACGAACCGACCCCATGGGGCGTGCCATGGGTTCGTCGAAGATGGATCAGGAAAGACGACCCATAGAGTTGCCAGCGACGCGTTGATGCGTTATCGTCGAGGTTGAACTCGGGCAGTGATCTCTTttcctccttctctctctctctctctctctctctctctctcgctcgCTCCAACGTCACCCAGCGAGGGTCGTGACGAATCGGCC
This genomic window from Thermothelomyces thermophilus ATCC 42464 chromosome 1, complete sequence contains:
- a CDS encoding glycosyltransferase family 62 protein (CAZy_ID 267841), whose product is MARPMGSVRLKKTSPATLAVGVALCIFIIYFLIGPSTPNFSPSRKAAAAAHHLSPPTSPFRKPTGDKQKQKPPPVAHYNLNNVTTTPNPLENRENILILTPMARFYPAYWDNILRLEYPHELITLGFILPKTKEGNEATRELQKRITKTQKHGPEKDRFKSIIILREDIDPPLVSQDEKERHKLENQKVRRAAMAKARNSLLYSTLGPSTSWILWLDADVVETPPTIIQDLASHDQAVMVPNCFQRYWNEEKQMMDERPYDFNNWQDSPTALDMAKKMNPDDILLEGYSEMATFRTLMAYMSREDGRLHEEMPLDGVGGAALLVKADVHRDGAMFPPFAFYNLIETEGFAKMSKRLGWQPVGLPNYKVYHYNE